ACACCAACCGTTTGAGAAAAAAACAGATAAGCTAAAATAGAAGCACCTATCGGCTCGCCAAGTGTAGATATAGCAACAGCATTGGCTTTTAGATGTTTAAGAGCCCAATTAAACGATGTGTGGCCAAGAAGCTGTGGCACAAGTGCAAGCAGAAGCATATAGAGATAAGAAACTGGCCTATACCCAACAAACGACTCTCCACTTGCTATTGCAAACAGAAGAGAAAAAAATGCGGCAAAGGAGTAAACAAGTGTTATGTAATGGAATGTATCTATGTTTCTTCTCAAAAAAGAACCAGCCATAAAATAGACGCTTACCGCAATCGCACCCACAACAGCAAGCATATCACCAAGAAGAGCCTTCTTATCAAAGCCGCCTGTTATCATGCCGCTATCTGAAAATGCAATCAATCCACTCCCAATAACAGAGCCCAAAACCGCAAGTATTGTTTTTTTGTCCTGTTTCTCTTTAAATATAAGAACAGAAAAAAGTAAAACAAAGATGGGACTTGTTGAGACAAGCGTAACGGAACTTGCAACGGATGTATATTTTATAGATGCAATCCAGCTTATAAAGTGAATACTTAAGAAAAAACCACTCAAAACCGCAACAAACAGCTCTTTTTTCGAAGACAATCTTACATTTTTTCTTTTGAAATACGAGATACCAATCAAAATAACAGAAGATATAACAAGCCTGTAGGTGCTCATAATTAAAGCAGGAACATCGTATGTCAGTTTTATGATAATACTTGCAACAGAGACAGAAAATATACCAAACAGCAAAACGGCATAAATCTTTATCATCTCTTCACCAAAGCAGGGCCTACTTCTGCCATAAACAATCCAGCAAACATTATAACCGCACCTATGTATGCTCTTAAGCTTAAAACTTCACCACCAAGCAGATAACCAAATATAGCAGCAAATACAGGCTCCATAACAAAGATTATGGCTGTTTTTGTTGGTGTTGTGTACTTCTGGGCTGTATTTTGAATAACAAATGCATAAACAGTGGCAAAAATGGCAGTAATAAGAAACGAACCGATAAGATACATATTCCACTTCTTTGGAAAAAGATAAGGTTCACTTGCAAGATTTACCAAAGTCGAAAGAATCGCCAGAATAGTTATCTCGACAACCGTCAAAAGATAGGTATCATGCTTTCTTGAATACCTATCCGTCAAAACTATCTGAATAGCAACGAATATAGCACAAATTATCGTAAGCAAATCACCTTTTGACAAACTCAATCCGCCTTTAAATGACATCATACCCATACCAACAAAAGCAAGCAGAGCTCCAACCTGAGAAAATACAGATGGCACCTTTTTCAACAAAAAAGCAGAGAGAATTGGCGTAAAAATCACATTCAAACCTGTCAGAAAACCAACAATGCTTGCTTTCTCATACTCAAGGGCAACGGTTTGAAAGGCATAAGCCAAAAACAGAACAATACCCAAAATTACGCCATCTCTGATTAGCTCTCTGTTTAAATGTTTTAATTTATAAGAGAACATAAGAATCAAAAGAATGCTTGCAATCCAAAATCTGATTGATAAAAACGCAAAGGTGGGCATCATATTTATTGACTCTTTTACGATGATAAATGTTGAGCCCCAAAAAATTGTGACAGATAAGAGCAAAAGGTCGGCTATATACTCCTTTGAAAGCTTAAACACCGCTGCTCTCCCTTAGATGATAAAAATTAGCCATAAACACGCCAATTAGAATCAGAGCTCCACCAACAAACTGCAGCATATTTAGACCTATACCAAGTAAAAGATAACTCAAAGCTATCTCAAAAACCGGTTCAACCGAAGAAAATATGCTCGCAAGTGCAGAACCAAACTCCTTTATGGCAACAAACAGAAAAAGCATGGCAAGAAAAGTTGGAATTAAACCCAAAAGCAAACCAACACCCATCTGGGTTAAATTAGGAACGAACACTCCTTCTTTGACAAAGGTAAAAACCGAAAAAGAAACAAAAGCGAAAAATATGGTAAAAAAACTAAAAGCAAAAGGATTTTCGCTTTTTACAAACTTTTGAATCACAATAAGATAAAAGCTATACACAATCATTGCAGAAAAGCCAAACAAAACACCTTTGAGCTCTATTTTTGATGAGAAAGCATCATGAAAGATAAAGCCAAAACCGATGAGTATAACCGCAATATAAACAAACTTAAAAAATGTAAAGCTCTCCTTAAAAAAGAAAAACGCCAAAACGCTTACAAAGGCAGGATAGATGTAAAGCAAAAGTTCAACAACATTGGGCGATGTGAACTGAATGGCTTTAAAAAAACAGAATGCCTGAGTCGTATATAAAACACTGCCAGTTATAAAAGCTTTAAACAGAAGTGATTTGCTTATTTTTAGCTGTTCTCTTTTAAATAAAGCCAGAAAAGAGCCGAAGAGTACAACAGCAGAGAAAAATCTCATAAAAAGCATCTTCAGTGTGGTTAAGTTTGCATCATAGCCCACCTTAATCAAAACCGCCAATGTCGCAAAACAGAGAGCTGAGATAACCGAGTATAAAACGCCTTTAAAAAACGAATAATTCCGCATCTTTCCAAATAAAAAAACTTGCACTTTTGAGTGATATACTATATATCAGAAAAAAGCAAAACACAAGGAGAAAAAGATGAGCATCAATACTAAATCGTTAAGGGAACAGGTATATGAACATTTAAAGGAAAAAATTAATGCAGGTGAAATAAGAAAAGGCGATTTATTGGACTTAGGAGCTTTAAGCAGAGAACTTGGAATAAGCAAAACACCTTTAAGAGATGCTCTACTAAAACTTGAAAGTGATGGGTTTGTCGAAATAATGCCAAGAAAGGGCGTTAAGGTTAAAGCATTAAATCTAAAAGATATAGAGAACCTATACCAGATAATAGGAGCACTTGAGTGTGCCATAATAAGCGAGACGGCAAATAAATTAACGGAAAACGACATTGACAAGATGGCAAAATTAAACGAAAAAATGAGAGAAGCTTTAGATGACAAAAATTTCGACAAATATTATGAGCTAAATTTGGAGTTTCACAACACCTATCTTTTACTTTCAGACAACTGGGAAGTTCTAAGGATAATCTCTATTTCCAAACAGAGACTTTATGACTTTCCACGAAGAAAAGAGTATCTCCCAGAGTGGGAGTATAACTCACTAAAAGAACATGCAGAATTAGTTGAGCTATTCAGAAAAAAGGATTACCAATCCGCTGCCTTATTCATCAAAGATGTCCACTGGTCCTTTGAAGTGCAAAAAAGGTTTATTCTAAAGTATTACCCAGATGCAAAATAAAAAACCGGGCTAAAAGCCCGGCCGTTTTGTTATCTATGACCGCCGCCACCGCCGTGGCCACCACCTGAGCCACCAGCACCACCAGATGCTCCGCTTCCCATACCGCCTGATGGGCCTCCTCCTGTGCCGCCCATACCTCCACCTGTTCCACTGGCACCACCTCCAGCGGAGCCGCCGCCCATACCTCCGGCGGAACCAGTTGTTCCTCTGCCCATGCCTCCGGCTGAGCTAACAGCGGACATACCGCCTTCATGTATAGCTTCGTTTATACTTTCTGCAGCCATCTGAGCACTCATATGATTGGCGCTATCTGTCAGAGTTTCTCTAACCTGTTTCATGTCGCCGGGAGTAGCCTCATTCTTGAGAGCATTGGTTACGGTATCAACTGTTTCTTTACCGCTTACTCCGTACATGGCAAAAGTAGCAACCGTTTTAGTGGTCTCTTCAGCGAGTTTTTGGGCCTGAACTCTATTCATTGTTCTTGTTCTCTGCTGAATTTGGGCCATTATTTTGTTCATTTCTTCTTTGTTCACCCCGGCTGCCAGAGCGTTAACAATATTCTCAGCCATTTGCTTTTGAGCCTGTTTGTCAGATGTTAGAGCCTTTGCCTTGGAATAGGCGTAAGCATACATATTTCTGGTCTGCTGCATGGCCTGGGCTATCTTATCTGCAGAAACACCCTTAGCAAAACCTTCTTCGGCCTTGGATATTAAAGGTTCTACAGGAAGTCCATGTTTTTCAGCAGCTATAATCTGATTTACCATCTGCATAGCAACACGATTTTGAACCCTGTTTTGAATCATACTCTGAACCATTTCGGCAACGGCATTTGTGTTAACCCCAAGATCAACCATGGTTTGCACCTTTGTTCTTAACTGCGGCGATAACTGAGTCATAAGCTGGTCAAGATTAGCAGAAAATGCCGGAGCAGAAAGCGCTAAAGCTAAAGACACACTCACAAAGGTTTTTCTTAACATCTTCACACCTCCTTCTCTTTTTTCCTCAGTCTTCACTTATTAAACGCTTTAGCGCCGAAAAGGTTACATACTTTTTGTCGCAACATAGACACAGTCCTCACCACCAAAGCCATCTTTCTCTTTCATTTTGCAAGGAGGAACAAAAACATGCCCGTCAACTATATAGAAATACTTTACTATACCAGGCTTAAACGGAACTTCTGCCTTCCAAAGATTGTCTTCTACTCTGGTAGCTTTAATTTTTCTGAAATTGGTAAGGCTCGAAACAAAATATACATGCCTGGCTTTAGGTATCTGAGCATAAAAGACAAGTTTACGATTCTCCTTTTTGACAAGATAAGGAGAAGACGAACAACCCCCCAAGATAAAAGCTACTGCTACAACTCCCGATACCTTTCTAAACAACTTCATAAGGCACCTCCTTTTTGAGTTTTTCAAGCTTTTATAACAGAATCAAAGCCGCCAAAACCGTTATATATTTTTGCCGGGTTAGAAGGATCATAAATGACCTTTTTATCGTTTACAACAAAATTATATTTATAAAAACCATTAGGTGATAGCTTAACATAAGCCTGCCAGTATCCAGAACCTACTTTTTTTAGGTAAATCTTTTTCCAACCAGTAAAACTACCTATAAGAGCCACACTTTTGGCCGAAGGGTCATAGTAAACAAACCTGTAAACAATCTCATTTTTGCTAATAACCTTCTTATTACCTTTATTAACTTTTCCACTGTAAAAACCCAAAACAAAAGAAAAAATAACTAACAACACAGCAGCAATCATACCAATTTGCTTGTAAAATGTCTTACTTGTATGTCTATTCTCAATATGAAAAGAATTATTATATGGAATTTCGAAAGATACCAACTTTTCGCTTTCAAGCATCTCAATTGATTCTCTATACAGCTCATCATCCTTTTTAAGAATTTTTACAAACTCTATTTTTTCATCCAGATCAAGCTCATTATCTATATATTTCGAAATCAACAACTCTCTATCTTCTATTCTACTGTTTCTCATATTAATCCCTCCTTTCTCATCATCTCTTTTAGCTTTTTCCTAATTCTGTAAACCTTTATCTTTATGTTTCCTTCGCTCATGTTTAATATTTTGCCAATCTCCCTATAAGTTAAATCCCCTGAAGACACCATGGATATCAAATTTCTTTCATCTTCGGGTAATTTCTCAAGCATCTTCAAAACACCTTCATATTTCTCATCAATCAAAGCCAACTCAAAAGCGTTATAAGCAGAACTAACACTATTTTCAATATCAGTATCAGCAACTTCAGCTTTAAATTTACTCCTTCTTTTCATGTCAATAAAAAGATTATACCCAATTTTATAAAGCAAAGGTTTTGATAGATTGTGTCTATAATTCTCAAACATTTTTGTATAAGCTTCCTGTAAAATATCTGTCGCATCTTCCCTATTTCCGACTATTTTAACAAGATAAGAGAAAAACCTATTTTTGGTCTCTATAAAAAACTCTTCAAATTCCCGGGCTCGCATCTCATATACTATAACTCTTAAAAACCAAAAAAGTTACACAAAATTTTCAAACCTTGCTAACGAGTTGCTAACGAAATATCTCTGTTCCTTTCTACTTTTCACTTGACATTTTGAGACGAAAAGTATAAAAAATCGCTGTCTTTTCAAGGAATGATGCCACTGTGCCCCGATAGCTCAGTAGGATAGAGCACAGGATTCCTAATCCTGGTGCCGCAGGTTCGAATCCTGCTCGGGGCACCATTGAAAAGCCCGTCATTAAGCCAATCTGGGCAACTCGCTTGGGTTGGCTTTTTTCGTTTAATTTTCCAGTGGGACATTAGTGGGACATTGAAAACCAGTCAAGGCAGTGGGACATCCGTATTTTGCTCTCTATGCTGTTGTTTTTTTCTCCGTTTTTTTCTTGTTCAAATTCTCTACTCAAACACAAATGTAGCATAGCATTTAAAGAAATATTGATGCATAAATCCCCTTCTCTATAAGCTTTTTGTTGTCTGTAAACCTTTAGAATGTTCCTACTCTGTGCAGTTGTGCTAATATTTTTCAGGTTGAATATCGCTCGAATCCTGCGTCGAAGCGCTCCGTGTGTATGAAACTCTCAAGAAGAACCTATCAATTATTGGTTTTCTCCTTTCCCTTGCCTTGAGATAAATATCTTTATCTTTCTTATTTGTGTCTGCCTACAAAAGTAGGTGTAAGCTTATGTTAGAGAGAATATAGGAATACCTTTCTCTTATCTCTTATAGGATTTTTTAAGATGTAGGGTGTAATAGAGTGTCTTTGCTTATTGACTTAAGTAAAGAAATACTTATATTTTTAGTATCTAAAGTTAAGGGGGTGGTTTTATGCTGATAAACACAGACAAAATGATAAGCATAACAGAGCTTCAAAAACAGTTGCCTAAAATCATAAGAGATATTGATTCCGAAAAGACAAAGGTATTTGTTAGCAGAAGGAATAAAATCAAAGCTGTAATCATGTCAACAGAAGAGTATGAAACTCTATTAGAAGCAGCAGGGTTGTTGGAAGAGTTAGATATATCAGAAAATCTAAAAAAAAGAATGAAAAATTACAATCCCGATAACAACATTTCATGGGAAGATATAAAAGCCAAGTATGAGTTATAAGATAGAATTCATACCTGAAGCGGAGCAGGATTTTGCCAAACTGGATAACTCTATAAGGAAACAGGTGGCAAAGAAGATAGACAAGTTTTCCATTAATCCCTATTTTGGAGAAGCTCTTCAAGATAAATTTGGTATGAATTTAACAGGTTTTTACAAAATCTATGTTTTAGATAAAAGGTATCGTATAGTTTATAGAATTATCGAAAGCTCAAAAATAGTTGAAATATGGGCTATAGATAAAAGAGACAAAAAGAAAGTTTACAAAGTGCTTTTTAGTAGGATAGAGAGAACAGAAGACTGAAATAGGTTCTTGCAAAGAATTGCAGGTTTGCGGCGGCGGTCGGCGCAGCTTTTAAGCGATATTCAGCAAAAATTTATGGGTTAAGTTAAGTTTTGCTTCTGTTTTGTGTGTGTGTATTGTAAAATAAAGGCAAGGCAAGAAAAGAATTAGAAGGGGTTTTCAAAAACATCAAGCCCATTGTCTTTTACTCTATCCTGCACTTGATTGTTGGTGTTAATAATGGCATCGTAGAGTTTTTCTAATGTGGTTATCTTCAAATGCTTATTAAAAAGAACGGTTCTTAAACGAAGTGCGTCTGCTTTCCTGCCTTGCCATATCCCTTTAAGCGTTATGTAGCTTTGCCCGTTGTTAAGTGTTTCTGATAGTTTTTCTATCATCGGCATTCTAAAGTTTTCTCTTCTGTCTATTTCTTCTTTATCACAAACGGTATAGATTTCTTTTCTTGCAGGAGCAAAAGCATAAGAAGGTAGCCAGTCTTCAAACTGCACACCTTTGGCAAAACATTCGGTTGGGTCTTTTCCAATAGGTGGAACAAGCCAAGTAGCATACCTAAAATGCTTTAGCCATAGATTTAATACTTTTTCTATCCCTGGCTTGTCATAGTCCAATAGAATTATAACATGTTTGGCTCTCTTAAGGGTCTTGAGTATTTTATCGTCAGGGAATATTGCAACACTTCCCAAAGCAAGGATGCTGCAGTTTGTCTCCTGCCACAGAAGCATACCATCTAACTCACTTTCAACTACAATAACGCAATCGACACTTTTTTCAAATATGACTGGTTGCATATTACTACCTGCAAAAGCTTTGTATTTAGGAGTTTCATTAAATCTTCTAATCTTGACACGGAGTATCTGATTATCTTTAAAAATAGGGATGACAACTCCTTTAGGAAGAAAAACCCTGTTGCGGTCTTTTAATCCCCAGTTTGCTGCAGATTCAAAGATGTTAAAAGGGTTAAACCCCAACCTAAAGTGTTTTATAGTCTCTCTCTTTAAAAACCTTTCGTTTTCCAAAAACTCTAAAGCAAAAGCATTCTGCCATAGATATTCTTGACTTTTCTTAACAAAGTTCATTGCTTTTTCTTGCCATGCCTTAATGTTTGATACTGTTTTACTTTTCTGCTTATTCTGTTTGTTTGTATGCAGGGCAGGAGAGATATTGAGATAACTACAAGCCTCTTTAAAGCTTAACCCTTTTGCTTTCTTTAAATACTCAATAGAGTCGCCCTTTGCATTGCACTGCCTACACCAGAACCTGTCTTTTTCTGGCCAAACTCTAAATCTATCTTCACCTCCACAGAAAGGGCAAGGGCAGGCATACTCACCGCCATCTGTGCTTGCCACTCTTTTAGGGTTGAAGCCGT
This genomic stretch from Hippea alviniae EP5-r harbors:
- a CDS encoding DMT family transporter, with the protein product MIKIYAVLLFGIFSVSVASIIIKLTYDVPALIMSTYRLVISSVILIGISYFKRKNVRLSSKKELFVAVLSGFFLSIHFISWIASIKYTSVASSVTLVSTSPIFVLLFSVLIFKEKQDKKTILAVLGSVIGSGLIAFSDSGMITGGFDKKALLGDMLAVVGAIAVSVYFMAGSFLRRNIDTFHYITLVYSFAAFFSLLFAIASGESFVGYRPVSYLYMLLLALVPQLLGHTSFNWALKHLKANAVAISTLGEPIGASILAYLFFSQTVGVGQLIGMVIVLASIVIAVKSGYKEG
- a CDS encoding DMT family transporter produces the protein MFKLSKEYIADLLLLSVTIFWGSTFIIVKESINMMPTFAFLSIRFWIASILLILMFSYKLKHLNRELIRDGVILGIVLFLAYAFQTVALEYEKASIVGFLTGLNVIFTPILSAFLLKKVPSVFSQVGALLAFVGMGMMSFKGGLSLSKGDLLTIICAIFVAIQIVLTDRYSRKHDTYLLTVVEITILAILSTLVNLASEPYLFPKKWNMYLIGSFLITAIFATVYAFVIQNTAQKYTTPTKTAIIFVMEPVFAAIFGYLLGGEVLSLRAYIGAVIMFAGLFMAEVGPALVKR
- a CDS encoding DMT family transporter: MQVFLFGKMRNYSFFKGVLYSVISALCFATLAVLIKVGYDANLTTLKMLFMRFFSAVVLFGSFLALFKREQLKISKSLLFKAFITGSVLYTTQAFCFFKAIQFTSPNVVELLLYIYPAFVSVLAFFFFKESFTFFKFVYIAVILIGFGFIFHDAFSSKIELKGVLFGFSAMIVYSFYLIVIQKFVKSENPFAFSFFTIFFAFVSFSVFTFVKEGVFVPNLTQMGVGLLLGLIPTFLAMLFLFVAIKEFGSALASIFSSVEPVFEIALSYLLLGIGLNMLQFVGGALILIGVFMANFYHLRESSGV
- a CDS encoding GntR family transcriptional regulator encodes the protein MSINTKSLREQVYEHLKEKINAGEIRKGDLLDLGALSRELGISKTPLRDALLKLESDGFVEIMPRKGVKVKALNLKDIENLYQIIGALECAIISETANKLTENDIDKMAKLNEKMREALDDKNFDKYYELNLEFHNTYLLLSDNWEVLRIISISKQRLYDFPRRKEYLPEWEYNSLKEHAELVELFRKKDYQSAALFIKDVHWSFEVQKRFILKYYPDAK
- a CDS encoding glycogen-binding domain-containing protein, whose product is MKLFRKVSGVVAVAFILGGCSSSPYLVKKENRKLVFYAQIPKARHVYFVSSLTNFRKIKATRVEDNLWKAEVPFKPGIVKYFYIVDGHVFVPPCKMKEKDGFGGEDCVYVATKSM
- a CDS encoding glycogen-binding domain-containing protein — its product is MRNSRIEDRELLISKYIDNELDLDEKIEFVKILKKDDELYRESIEMLESEKLVSFEIPYNNSFHIENRHTSKTFYKQIGMIAAVLLVIFSFVLGFYSGKVNKGNKKVISKNEIVYRFVYYDPSAKSVALIGSFTGWKKIYLKKVGSGYWQAYVKLSPNGFYKYNFVVNDKKVIYDPSNPAKIYNGFGGFDSVIKA
- a CDS encoding RNA polymerase sigma factor, with amino-acid sequence MRAREFEEFFIETKNRFFSYLVKIVGNREDATDILQEAYTKMFENYRHNLSKPLLYKIGYNLFIDMKRRSKFKAEVADTDIENSVSSAYNAFELALIDEKYEGVLKMLEKLPEDERNLISMVSSGDLTYREIGKILNMSEGNIKIKVYRIRKKLKEMMRKEGLI
- a CDS encoding type II toxin-antitoxin system Phd/YefM family antitoxin gives rise to the protein MLINTDKMISITELQKQLPKIIRDIDSEKTKVFVSRRNKIKAVIMSTEEYETLLEAAGLLEELDISENLKKRMKNYNPDNNISWEDIKAKYEL
- a CDS encoding type II toxin-antitoxin system RelE family toxin, which encodes MSYKIEFIPEAEQDFAKLDNSIRKQVAKKIDKFSINPYFGEALQDKFGMNLTGFYKIYVLDKRYRIVYRIIESSKIVEIWAIDKRDKKKVYKVLFSRIERTED
- a CDS encoding CHC2 zinc finger domain-containing protein; this translates as MNLLNLLEQDGFNPKRVASTDGGEYACPCPFCGGEDRFRVWPEKDRFWCRQCNAKGDSIEYLKKAKGLSFKEACSYLNISPALHTNKQNKQKSKTVSNIKAWQEKAMNFVKKSQEYLWQNAFALEFLENERFLKRETIKHFRLGFNPFNIFESAANWGLKDRNRVFLPKGVVIPIFKDNQILRVKIRRFNETPKYKAFAGSNMQPVIFEKSVDCVIVVESELDGMLLWQETNCSILALGSVAIFPDDKILKTLKRAKHVIILLDYDKPGIEKVLNLWLKHFRYATWLVPPIGKDPTECFAKGVQFEDWLPSYAFAPARKEIYTVCDKEEIDRRENFRMPMIEKLSETLNNGQSYITLKGIWQGRKADALRLRTVLFNKHLKITTLEKLYDAIINTNNQVQDRVKDNGLDVFENPF